In one window of Paraflavitalea soli DNA:
- the ltrA gene encoding group II intron reverse transcriptase/maturase gives MTNNELTKSLPVSKQMVWEAWLQVKRNGGSAGIDKESIRMFDVNLSGNLYKLWNRLSSGSYFPPPVRTVYILKKQGGKRPLGIPTVTDRIAQTVVKQYVEPMLDQQFHPGSYGYRPGKSAHDAVEQCRQNCRQYAWVIDIDIKSYFDNISHAMLKQLLQAYIRDKWVLMYIERWLQAGVEQEDGSITTREKGTPQGGVVSPLIANLYLHECLDKWMLEENRNNPFERYADDIVVHCDSKEAAEKLLESIRIRMGLYGLELHPEKTKIVYCKDYRRDKEHDNRSFTFLGFDFQPRMRKSNRGGRFLCFLPAISKAGKKKIRGEMQAVLLIKDTEQTIEDIAGRLNSKLRGWINYYGKYEKWETYEVLWYLNKRLVKWVKNKYRLTGLNDGVKKYRELKLATPKLFYHWRLGIN, from the coding sequence ATGACGAACAACGAACTTACCAAATCATTACCTGTGAGCAAACAGATGGTATGGGAAGCCTGGCTGCAGGTAAAGCGAAATGGAGGGAGTGCTGGAATAGACAAAGAAAGCATCAGGATGTTTGATGTCAACCTGTCTGGAAACCTGTACAAACTCTGGAATCGTTTGAGCAGCGGAAGCTATTTTCCACCACCGGTGCGCACAGTGTATATACTTAAAAAGCAAGGAGGCAAAAGACCATTAGGCATCCCTACTGTAACCGATCGTATTGCGCAAACGGTAGTAAAGCAGTATGTAGAACCAATGCTTGATCAACAGTTCCATCCAGGTTCATATGGCTACCGCCCGGGAAAGAGTGCACATGATGCAGTGGAGCAGTGTCGGCAAAACTGCCGGCAATATGCATGGGTAATAGATATAGATATCAAAAGTTATTTTGATAATATCAGCCATGCCATGTTAAAGCAACTGCTACAGGCCTATATCAGGGACAAATGGGTGTTAATGTACATAGAAAGATGGCTGCAGGCCGGAGTGGAGCAGGAAGATGGAAGTATTACAACCAGGGAGAAAGGGACACCTCAGGGTGGAGTAGTCAGTCCATTGATAGCCAACTTATATCTGCATGAATGCCTGGACAAGTGGATGTTGGAAGAAAACCGGAACAATCCGTTTGAACGTTATGCCGATGATATAGTAGTACACTGTGACAGTAAGGAAGCGGCGGAAAAGCTATTGGAGTCTATACGGATACGGATGGGATTGTATGGATTGGAGTTGCACCCCGAAAAGACAAAAATAGTATACTGTAAAGACTATCGCAGAGACAAGGAGCACGACAACAGGAGCTTTACCTTTCTGGGATTTGATTTTCAACCCCGAATGCGGAAGAGCAATCGTGGTGGCCGGTTTCTGTGTTTCCTGCCAGCTATTAGCAAGGCGGGTAAGAAGAAAATACGGGGGGAAATGCAAGCTGTTTTACTGATAAAGGATACAGAGCAAACAATTGAGGACATAGCAGGAAGGTTGAACAGTAAATTGCGGGGATGGATAAACTACTATGGAAAGTATGAAAAGTGGGAAACGTACGAGGTGCTGTGGTATCTGAACAAGCGGCTGGTGAAATGGGTAAAGAATAAATACCGGTTAACAGGCTTAAATGATGGCGTGAAGAAGTACAGGGAACTGAAGTTAGCTACCCCAAAATTATTCTACCACTGGCGATTAGGTATAAACTGA